From the genome of Dickeya aquatica, one region includes:
- a CDS encoding YcgN family cysteine cluster protein, giving the protein MNSMPFWQTKTLEQMSDDEWEALCDGCGRCCLHKLIDEDTDELYFTNVACNQLNIKSCQCRHYANRFDYEPDCIKLTRENLLSFDWLPETCAYRRLHEGKGLAPWHPLLAGSKNALHQERISVRYIAVRESEVVDWQDHILNKPDWAR; this is encoded by the coding sequence ATGAATTCAATGCCCTTTTGGCAAACCAAAACCCTTGAGCAGATGTCGGATGACGAGTGGGAAGCATTGTGCGACGGCTGTGGCCGCTGCTGTCTGCACAAGCTGATTGATGAGGACACCGATGAGCTCTATTTTACCAACGTCGCCTGCAACCAGCTCAATATTAAAAGCTGCCAGTGTCGCCATTATGCCAACCGGTTTGACTATGAGCCGGACTGCATCAAGCTCACCCGGGAGAATCTGCTGTCGTTTGACTGGCTGCCTGAAACCTGCGCGTACCGACGCCTGCATGAAGGCAAAGGACTCGCGCCCTGGCATCCGTTGCTGGCGGGGTCAAAAAACGCCCTGCATCAGGAGCGGATTTCTGTGCGTTACATTGCGGTGCGCGAAAGTGAGGTCGTGGACTGGCAAGACCACATTTTGAACAAGCCTGACTGGGCGCGTTAA
- a CDS encoding fumarylacetoacetate hydrolase family protein: MYQHRDWQGALLDFPVNKVVCVGSNYSEHIREMGSASPVEPVLFIKPETALCDLRQPVAIPKALGSVHHEVELAVLIGTPLKHANEERVARAIAGYGVALDLTLRDLQAGFKKAGQPWEKAKGFDGSCPVSGFIPVAEFGDPQQATLGLSVNSEVRQLGTTRDMITPILPLIAYMSRFFTLRAGDIILTGTPQGVGPLQAGDVLTITLNEATLSTHVI; the protein is encoded by the coding sequence ATGTATCAACACAGAGACTGGCAGGGCGCGTTACTGGATTTTCCGGTCAATAAAGTGGTGTGTGTGGGCAGTAATTATTCCGAGCATATCCGTGAGATGGGCAGTGCCAGTCCGGTTGAACCGGTGCTGTTTATCAAGCCAGAAACCGCCTTGTGTGACTTGCGCCAGCCCGTGGCTATCCCCAAGGCGTTAGGCTCTGTTCATCACGAAGTGGAACTGGCCGTGTTGATTGGTACACCGCTTAAACACGCGAATGAAGAGCGGGTGGCCCGCGCTATCGCCGGTTATGGTGTGGCGCTGGATTTGACGCTGCGCGATCTTCAGGCGGGTTTCAAAAAAGCCGGGCAGCCGTGGGAAAAGGCCAAGGGGTTTGATGGTTCCTGCCCGGTTTCCGGTTTTATTCCCGTCGCGGAATTTGGCGATCCGCAACAGGCGACCTTGGGGTTGTCTGTTAATAGTGAGGTGCGCCAGCTCGGCACTACCCGCGATATGATAACGCCGATACTGCCGCTGATTGCCTACATGAGCCGCTTTTTTACGCTGCGAGCCGGTGACATTATTCTTACCGGCACGCCGCAGGGTGTCGGGCCGTTGCAGGCTGGCGATGTATTGACCATCACACTCAATGAGGCCACATTGAGTACCCACGTTATTTGA
- the minE gene encoding cell division topological specificity factor MinE: MALLDFFLSRKKTTANIAKERLQIIVAERRRGDSEPHYLPQLKRDILDVICKYVQIDPEMVTVQLEQKGDDISVLELNVTLPETDEAPTSPSPQAK; this comes from the coding sequence ATGGCGTTACTCGATTTCTTTTTGTCGCGCAAAAAAACGACTGCCAATATCGCCAAGGAGCGGCTGCAAATCATTGTCGCAGAGCGTCGCCGCGGCGATAGCGAACCGCATTATCTGCCGCAGTTAAAGCGCGACATTCTCGATGTTATCTGCAAATACGTGCAGATTGACCCGGAAATGGTGACAGTTCAGCTTGAACAAAAAGGTGATGATATTTCGGTGCTGGAACTCAACGTCACCTTACCGGAGACGGATGAAGCCCCGACATCACCCTCGCCACAGGCCAAATAA
- the rnd gene encoding ribonuclease D produces the protein MNYQLITTDEGLSAVCALARAVPDVALDTEFVRTRTYYPQLGLIQLYDGENLSLIDPLTITDWTPLRALLQDPQVTKFLHAGSEDLEVCLKAFGCQPAPFIDTQILAAFLGKPLSYGFASLVADYCQVALDKSESRTDWLARPLTEKQCQYAAADVFYLLPVARTLMVEIATAGWQEAALNECAQLCQRRQEVLAPELAYREIGNAWQLRGRHLACLQTLAAWRLNKARERDSAVNFIVREEHLWQVARYLPGSLGELDSLGLSGPEIRYHGKTLLALVAETAALCESAYPPVVHNLIDQPGYKSVFKAIKAQVQTAAQQSGLSAELLASRRQINRLLNWHWKLSPQEQEPELLTGWRGRLFGEAIKATLADY, from the coding sequence TTGAATTATCAGTTGATTACTACCGATGAAGGATTGTCGGCGGTCTGTGCGCTGGCGCGCGCGGTGCCCGACGTGGCGCTGGATACCGAATTTGTACGAACCCGTACCTACTACCCGCAACTGGGCCTGATTCAGCTGTATGACGGTGAAAACCTGTCGTTAATCGATCCGTTGACCATCACCGACTGGACGCCACTGCGCGCACTGTTGCAAGACCCGCAAGTGACCAAGTTCCTGCATGCCGGTAGCGAGGATCTGGAGGTGTGTCTGAAAGCGTTTGGCTGCCAGCCAGCACCGTTTATTGACACACAAATTCTGGCCGCCTTTCTCGGCAAACCGCTCTCTTACGGTTTCGCGTCGCTGGTGGCGGATTATTGTCAGGTAGCGCTGGATAAAAGCGAATCCCGCACCGATTGGCTGGCCCGTCCCCTCACGGAAAAACAGTGTCAGTATGCGGCTGCCGATGTGTTTTATCTGTTGCCGGTTGCCAGAACATTGATGGTGGAAATCGCCACCGCAGGCTGGCAAGAGGCGGCACTCAATGAGTGCGCACAATTGTGCCAGCGACGCCAGGAGGTGCTGGCACCGGAACTGGCTTACCGCGAGATAGGTAACGCCTGGCAACTGCGGGGCCGTCATCTGGCCTGTCTGCAAACGCTGGCGGCCTGGCGCTTGAACAAAGCCCGTGAGCGCGACAGCGCGGTGAATTTCATCGTGCGTGAAGAGCATTTGTGGCAGGTGGCCCGCTATTTGCCAGGTTCACTGGGTGAGCTGGATTCGCTGGGGTTAAGTGGCCCGGAGATTCGCTACCACGGTAAAACGCTGCTGGCGCTGGTGGCTGAAACTGCTGCATTGTGTGAGTCGGCCTATCCGCCGGTAGTACACAATTTGATTGATCAGCCGGGCTATAAAAGTGTGTTCAAAGCTATCAAGGCGCAGGTACAAACCGCGGCGCAACAGAGTGGGTTATCCGCGGAGCTGCTGGCGTCGCGTCGGCAAATTAACCGCCTGCTGAACTGGCACTGGAAACTGTCGCCTCAGGAGCAGGAGCCGGAATTACTGACAGGGTGGCGTGGCCGGTTGTTCGGTGAGGCGATAAAAGCAACACTTGCCGATTATTAG
- the fadD gene encoding long-chain-fatty-acid--CoA ligase FadD, whose translation MEKIWLARYPADVPADINPDRYSSLIELFEDAVARYADRPAFINMGEAMTFRQLEERSRAFAAYLQHQLKLKKGERVALMMPNLLQYPVALFGVLRAGLVVVNVNPLYTPRELEHQLKDCGASAIVIVSNFAHTLEKVVYNTPIKHVILTRMGDQLTAAKGTLVNFVVKYIKRLVPKYYLPDAISFRQVIQQGKKMPYLKPQMNNQDLAFLQYTGGTTGVAKGAMLTHRNLQANLMQAKAAYGPVLKEGQERVVTALPLYHIFALTVNCLLFIEIGGTNLLITNPRDIPGMIKELSRYPFSAITGVNTLFNALLNNPAFHQLDFSSLTLSVGGGAAVQQAVAERWEKLTGRHLLEGYGLTESSPLVAGNPYDLQRYSGSIGLPVPSTDVRIVNDDGQDVVPGEPGELWVRGPQVMSGYWQQPAATCEVLKEGWLATGDVVTVDEQGFLKIIDRKKDMILVSGFNVYPNEIEEVVTRHPKVSEAAAIGVPSELTGEAVKVFVVCRDPSLTQDELISHCRRSLTGYKVPRLFEFRRELPKSNVGKILRRELRNEQSVA comes from the coding sequence TTGGAAAAAATCTGGTTAGCACGTTATCCGGCCGATGTCCCGGCGGACATTAACCCGGATCGCTATAGTTCGCTAATCGAGCTGTTTGAAGATGCCGTCGCACGTTATGCCGACCGGCCCGCTTTTATCAACATGGGCGAGGCAATGACCTTTCGCCAGCTGGAAGAACGCAGCCGCGCCTTTGCGGCCTACTTGCAACACCAGTTGAAGCTGAAAAAAGGTGAGCGCGTCGCGCTGATGATGCCCAACCTGTTGCAGTATCCGGTGGCGCTGTTTGGCGTGCTGAGAGCCGGGCTGGTGGTGGTGAATGTCAATCCGCTGTATACCCCACGAGAGCTGGAGCACCAGCTAAAAGACTGCGGTGCATCCGCGATTGTGATTGTCTCCAACTTCGCCCACACGCTGGAAAAAGTGGTGTACAACACGCCGATTAAACATGTCATTCTTACCCGCATGGGCGACCAACTGACGGCGGCCAAAGGCACGCTGGTGAACTTTGTGGTGAAGTACATCAAGCGGCTGGTGCCGAAGTATTATCTGCCGGATGCCATTTCTTTTCGTCAGGTCATTCAGCAGGGTAAAAAAATGCCCTACCTAAAACCGCAGATGAACAATCAGGATCTGGCCTTCTTGCAATATACCGGCGGCACAACCGGCGTGGCGAAAGGTGCGATGCTGACGCATCGCAATTTACAGGCCAACCTGATGCAGGCGAAAGCCGCCTATGGGCCGGTACTGAAAGAGGGGCAGGAGCGGGTGGTAACAGCGCTACCGCTCTATCACATTTTTGCGTTGACGGTGAATTGCCTGCTGTTTATTGAAATTGGCGGCACCAACTTGCTTATCACCAACCCCCGCGATATTCCCGGGATGATCAAAGAGCTTTCCCGTTATCCCTTCAGCGCCATTACGGGCGTTAACACACTCTTTAATGCGTTATTGAATAACCCGGCCTTTCATCAGCTTGATTTCTCTTCGCTCACGCTGTCGGTTGGCGGTGGTGCGGCGGTGCAACAGGCGGTTGCTGAACGCTGGGAAAAACTGACCGGCCGCCATTTACTGGAAGGCTATGGGTTAACCGAAAGCTCGCCGCTGGTGGCGGGTAATCCCTACGACCTTCAGCGCTACAGCGGCAGTATCGGCCTGCCGGTGCCCTCAACGGATGTGCGCATTGTTAATGATGACGGGCAGGATGTCGTGCCCGGTGAGCCGGGCGAGTTGTGGGTGCGCGGGCCACAGGTGATGTCTGGCTACTGGCAACAGCCTGCGGCGACCTGCGAGGTGCTCAAAGAGGGATGGCTGGCGACCGGTGACGTTGTTACGGTAGATGAGCAGGGGTTTTTGAAGATTATCGACCGGAAGAAAGACATGATTCTGGTGTCCGGGTTTAACGTCTACCCCAATGAAATTGAGGAAGTGGTGACGCGCCACCCGAAAGTCTCTGAAGCGGCGGCGATCGGTGTACCGAGCGAACTCACGGGCGAAGCCGTTAAAGTGTTTGTTGTCTGCCGTGACCCTTCATTAACGCAAGATGAGCTTATCAGCCACTGCCGTCGCAGCCTGACCGGCTATAAAGTGCCGCGCCTGTTTGAATTTCGCCGTGAATTGCCCAAGTCGAATGTCGGGAAAATTCTGCGCCGTGAGTTGCGTAATGAGCAGTCGGTGGCCTGA
- the minC gene encoding septum site-determining protein MinC, translating to MSHTPIELKGSNFTLSVVHLHDAQPDVIHQALQEKIEQAPAFLKNAPVVVNVAALPVDADWAKLQHAITQTGLHVVGVCGCEDEQLRQSIAAAGLPLLREGKDRRIAPPPAPVAAPVKTRVVTTPVRSGQQIYARDGDLIVTSHVSAGAEVIADGNIHIYGMMRGRALAGVSGDVSSQIFCTQLAAELVSIAGRYWLSDQIPKNYFAKAARLKLSPPDHELIIQPLD from the coding sequence ATGTCACACACGCCAATTGAGTTAAAAGGCAGCAACTTTACTTTATCCGTTGTCCATCTGCATGATGCGCAACCCGATGTTATCCACCAGGCCTTGCAGGAAAAAATAGAGCAGGCACCGGCGTTTCTGAAAAATGCCCCGGTGGTGGTCAATGTCGCCGCGCTGCCTGTCGATGCCGACTGGGCAAAGCTCCAGCACGCCATTACCCAAACCGGTTTGCACGTCGTTGGCGTGTGCGGATGTGAGGATGAGCAACTCCGTCAGTCCATCGCGGCGGCCGGTCTTCCGTTGTTGCGTGAAGGGAAAGACCGGCGGATTGCACCACCGCCCGCGCCAGTAGCCGCACCGGTTAAAACCCGTGTCGTCACGACGCCGGTGCGTTCGGGGCAGCAAATTTATGCCCGGGATGGCGACCTTATCGTCACCAGTCATGTCAGCGCAGGAGCTGAGGTGATCGCCGATGGCAATATCCACATTTATGGCATGATGCGCGGTCGCGCACTGGCAGGAGTCTCGGGCGATGTCAGCAGCCAAATCTTCTGCACCCAGTTGGCCGCCGAACTGGTATCCATTGCCGGTCGCTACTGGCTCAGTGATCAGATACCCAAAAATTATTTTGCAAAGGCGGCTCGCCTGAAACTCAGCCCGCCTGACCATGAACTGATTATACAACCTCTAGATTAG
- the minD gene encoding septum site-determining protein MinD, whose translation MARIIVVTSGKGGVGKTTSSAAIATGLAQKGKKTVVIDFDIGLRNLDLIMGCERRVVYDFVNVIQNDATLNQALIKDKRTENLYILPASQTRDKDALTREGVEKVLNELAEMGFEFIVCDSPAGIETGALMALYFADEAVITTNPEVSSVRDSDRILGILSSKSRRAEQGEDPIKEHLLLTAITQGEVSRGDMLSMEDVLEILRIPLIGVIPEDQSVLRASNQGEPVILDKEADAGKAYADTVDRLLGEERPYRFIEEEKKGFLKRLFGG comes from the coding sequence ATGGCACGCATTATCGTTGTTACTTCAGGTAAAGGGGGCGTTGGCAAGACCACTTCAAGCGCGGCCATTGCTACCGGTTTAGCCCAAAAAGGCAAGAAAACGGTGGTTATCGATTTTGATATCGGCCTGCGTAACCTCGACCTTATCATGGGGTGTGAGCGCCGGGTCGTCTATGATTTTGTCAATGTCATCCAGAACGATGCCACACTCAACCAGGCGCTGATTAAAGACAAGCGCACCGAGAATCTCTACATTCTGCCTGCCTCGCAAACCCGTGATAAAGACGCCCTGACCCGTGAAGGGGTGGAAAAAGTGCTCAATGAACTCGCGGAGATGGGGTTTGAATTCATCGTGTGTGACTCCCCAGCCGGTATTGAAACCGGCGCATTGATGGCGCTCTATTTTGCGGATGAAGCGGTTATCACCACCAACCCGGAAGTGTCGTCAGTTCGGGATTCTGACCGTATTTTAGGCATATTGTCGTCGAAATCGCGGCGCGCCGAGCAAGGCGAAGACCCGATAAAAGAGCACCTGTTGCTCACCGCTATAACCCAGGGCGAGGTCAGCCGGGGCGATATGTTGAGTATGGAGGATGTGCTGGAAATTTTGCGTATCCCCCTGATAGGGGTTATCCCAGAAGATCAGTCCGTACTTCGCGCCTCCAACCAGGGTGAACCGGTCATTCTGGATAAAGAGGCTGACGCAGGCAAAGCCTATGCCGATACGGTAGACCGGCTGCTTGGCGAAGAACGGCCTTACCGTTTTATCGAGGAAGAGAAAAAAGGCTTCCTGAAACGACTCTTTGGGGGGTAA